A window of Cohnella herbarum contains these coding sequences:
- a CDS encoding glycosyltransferase: MMKQILMMSPYLLYPVTFGGQSRMLSVVQLLEASGSKIDFFMFNSPPKDGEICLETIQMQHPSSSIFLAEPDRSHYQDYFEKVLPHVTVPDPVLRFCSQQTQDHLATVLSEQTYDLIVMEHSYFGSLISFIRERSEARIILDLHNIEARFYESTWQAQDDFFEKMKQYLNWKRMDTYERETYPLYDHCFALSTIEMDMFKEMAPKVGVSFIPTGIETSSVIPSDYRGQSILFTGDMGYLPNIQGISWFADRIWPQIRDQADRLLIVGRNPSPELVNQYAHDDRIVFLGFQKDLTPYIHESRAFIVPIFSGAGARIKLLTGWATSLPMISTTFGAEGIQYKANENILIADDKESYIYEIKRVLSDVEYAHRIGSSGREWVWNNYDNQVLSSKVTAVIGKL, encoded by the coding sequence ATGATGAAACAAATTCTGATGATGAGTCCTTACTTATTGTATCCTGTAACCTTTGGTGGTCAAAGCAGGATGCTCAGCGTTGTACAGTTACTAGAAGCGAGTGGTTCTAAAATTGACTTCTTTATGTTTAATTCTCCTCCGAAAGATGGGGAAATTTGCTTGGAGACGATTCAGATGCAGCATCCTTCGTCGAGCATTTTTCTAGCTGAACCTGATCGGAGCCACTATCAGGACTATTTTGAGAAAGTACTTCCACATGTCACTGTTCCGGACCCTGTGCTTCGATTTTGTAGTCAGCAAACACAAGATCACTTAGCAACTGTCCTGTCTGAGCAAACCTATGATCTTATTGTGATGGAACATTCTTATTTTGGTTCGCTAATTTCATTCATTCGAGAACGGTCTGAAGCAAGAATTATTCTAGATTTGCACAATATTGAAGCAAGGTTTTACGAGAGTACATGGCAAGCACAGGATGATTTTTTCGAAAAAATGAAGCAGTACTTAAACTGGAAACGGATGGATACTTACGAACGGGAAACTTATCCTTTATACGATCATTGCTTTGCTCTCTCGACGATAGAAATGGATATGTTTAAGGAAATGGCGCCTAAAGTCGGAGTCTCTTTTATCCCAACAGGGATAGAGACCTCATCTGTCATTCCGTCGGACTATCGGGGGCAATCGATTTTATTTACGGGAGATATGGGTTATCTCCCTAATATTCAGGGTATCAGTTGGTTTGCTGATCGAATTTGGCCACAAATTCGAGATCAAGCAGACCGTCTCCTTATTGTAGGAAGAAATCCAAGTCCCGAACTTGTGAACCAATATGCGCATGATGATAGAATTGTTTTCCTTGGCTTTCAGAAAGACTTGACTCCATATATTCACGAAAGCAGGGCGTTTATAGTTCCGATTTTCTCAGGTGCTGGAGCGAGAATTAAATTGTTAACGGGTTGGGCAACTTCTCTACCAATGATTAGTACTACATTTGGAGCTGAAGGAATCCAATATAAAGCAAATGAAAACATACTAATAGCAGATGATAAAGAAAGCTATATTTATGAAATCAAACGTGTATTATCAGATGTAGAATATGCTCATAGAATCGGTTCGTCTGGTAGAGAATGGGTATGGAACAACTACGATAATCAAGTACTGAGTAGCAAGGTTACAGCGGTAATAGGTAAACTGTAG
- a CDS encoding glycosyltransferase family 2 protein: protein MLPKITIVTACYNSERYIEDTIRSVAKQTYPNIEYIIVDGYSKDRTLEIVDQHRGVISIVISEEDNGIYDAFNKGVQASTGEIVYFLGSDDYLADSDVIKDVVNFFIETNAVLVYGNVHLNEAPDANAPFRKIGRVYTVNDFKQGHMPHHAGVFVRRELFDEVGLFNTGYQISGDFDFVLRCFMNSSYTTRYFKRSINVFREGGVSSNIRTKRKSLSETFDIVNKHFGIDMSPTITNIMINEYYKRWLTQSILTNRDITAVLKEMGSNKVAVFGTLLLSTILVTDMKKQGIQVQVLLDNDPERQDYLVNGLHIYSPDWLIQHPGEYDAVLIAIESDSDQIVKQQLEQLLNSHKKTIITWKELIEKSYL, encoded by the coding sequence ATGCTGCCCAAAATTACCATTGTTACTGCCTGTTACAATAGTGAGCGATATATTGAGGATACAATTCGTAGCGTAGCAAAACAAACTTATCCTAATATTGAATATATAATAGTTGATGGATACTCTAAGGACCGAACTTTGGAAATTGTAGATCAGCATAGAGGGGTTATTTCCATTGTCATTTCAGAGGAAGATAACGGTATTTATGACGCCTTTAATAAAGGGGTACAGGCTTCGACGGGCGAAATTGTATACTTTTTAGGATCGGACGATTACCTAGCGGATTCCGATGTCATTAAGGATGTTGTGAATTTTTTTATCGAGACTAATGCTGTATTAGTATATGGCAATGTACATTTGAATGAAGCTCCCGATGCGAACGCACCATTCAGAAAGATCGGAAGGGTATATACGGTAAATGACTTTAAACAAGGTCATATGCCTCATCATGCTGGAGTATTTGTACGTAGAGAATTGTTTGACGAAGTTGGCTTATTTAATACAGGATATCAAATTTCTGGAGATTTTGATTTTGTTCTTAGGTGTTTTATGAATTCCTCATATACAACACGATATTTCAAGCGAAGTATTAATGTTTTCCGTGAGGGCGGTGTATCCAGCAACATTAGAACGAAACGGAAAAGCTTATCTGAAACGTTTGACATCGTCAACAAACATTTTGGTATCGATATGTCGCCAACAATTACGAATATAATGATTAACGAATACTATAAGCGTTGGTTAACTCAATCGATTCTAACGAATAGGGATATTACTGCAGTATTGAAAGAAATGGGTAGTAATAAGGTAGCCGTATTCGGTACGTTGCTTCTCTCTACTATTCTTGTGACTGATATGAAGAAACAGGGAATTCAAGTTCAGGTATTATTGGATAATGACCCAGAGCGGCAAGATTATCTTGTAAATGGCTTGCACATTTATTCACCTGATTGGCTGATCCAACATCCAGGGGAATATGACGCGGTTCTAATAGCAATCGAGTCCGACAGTGATCAGATTGTCAAGCAACAGTTGGAGCAATTGTTGAACAGCCATAAGAAAACAATTATTACTTGGAAAGAATTGATTGAAAAGAGTTATTTATAG
- a CDS encoding CatB-related O-acetyltransferase, with product MVKILTSIIENLFEIESNIANKKIVIFGTGKGGKMTLSALRLLSIPVAYFVDNDHSRHGTFIMGTAIKQPGVLIREKGDNLFILIASMHYDVISSQLLDMGYRESIDFCTTLESHQLISKEARSERVVNDVRIGKYSYGADKHCYPGALIASIGAFCSINEHSLIGMANHPTTLISTHPFLYYSGKTIGNGIPNDLLEKKILSGDWESNTKNERVVIGNDVWIGAGTIILPSVEIGNGAIIAAGAVVTKDVPDYAIVGGVPAKVIKYRFSPEEISILNRVKWWDWLDEKIASMSDFLKHPNKFFQYFSEGEVEVGGVEGLRSSDIHVFNREVL from the coding sequence GTGGTTAAAATTTTAACGAGCATTATTGAAAACCTATTTGAAATAGAAAGCAACATTGCAAATAAAAAAATAGTAATATTCGGAACTGGAAAAGGAGGGAAAATGACCCTTTCGGCATTAAGACTTTTATCCATTCCTGTAGCCTATTTTGTAGATAATGATCACTCTAGACATGGAACTTTTATTATGGGGACAGCTATTAAGCAGCCGGGTGTACTAATAAGAGAAAAAGGAGATAATTTGTTTATTCTTATTGCAAGCATGCATTATGATGTGATTTCAAGTCAATTATTAGATATGGGATATAGAGAAAGTATTGATTTTTGCACAACCCTAGAAAGCCATCAGTTGATAAGCAAGGAAGCACGCTCAGAACGAGTGGTTAATGACGTAAGAATAGGAAAGTATAGCTATGGCGCTGACAAGCATTGCTATCCTGGCGCTCTTATTGCAAGTATAGGTGCTTTTTGTTCAATAAATGAACATTCTCTAATTGGCATGGCTAATCACCCTACTACTTTAATTTCGACACATCCATTTCTATATTATTCAGGTAAAACAATTGGAAATGGAATTCCTAATGATCTGCTAGAAAAAAAAATCCTTTCGGGTGATTGGGAGTCTAATACAAAAAACGAGAGGGTCGTAATTGGGAATGATGTGTGGATCGGTGCAGGAACAATTATCTTACCCTCTGTAGAGATAGGTAATGGAGCAATTATTGCAGCCGGGGCGGTCGTAACTAAGGATGTTCCAGACTACGCAATAGTTGGTGGAGTACCTGCCAAAGTAATTAAGTATCGATTTAGTCCTGAGGAAATTAGCATCTTAAATCGTGTAAAATGGTGGGATTGGTTAGATGAAAAGATCGCATCTATGTCAGACTTTCTAAAGCACCCGAATAAATTTTTTCAATACTTCTCCGAGGGCGAGGTGGAGGTGGGAGGAGTGGAAGGATTGCGCTCCTCAGATATACATGTTTTTAACCGAGAGGTACTTTAA
- a CDS encoding glycosyltransferase, whose amino-acid sequence MKPRLSVVMPVYNPREEWLRESIESILGQTCSEFEFVIVDDGSTNNSNSILNEYARLDNRIRLHKFNTNRGIAAAMNYGINSSSGDYVAIHDADDVSLPNRLALQIERMIDDPELTLLGTNMQFLYESSVSEEERSNSNRFLRWYNSSVGDRLPTEMLKGSCIANGTAMFKRSIAIEAGLYQQRYKQLLDWEMFLRIRERHKIGKIQDELYRYRRHTDSYTYQIDTISLTLQIQAEYFSRNISSDKKILVWGTGQAGKKFLKECDRKTSTLQIIKIVDGSLGLVGTTLYGTEVHSPEIETFTGIDVVIIAVSIPSAMNDIKCFLMNSGFIEENIIELFPEFII is encoded by the coding sequence ATGAAGCCGCGACTTTCGGTAGTCATGCCTGTTTATAACCCGCGAGAAGAATGGCTAAGGGAATCTATTGAAAGTATTCTGGGACAAACTTGTTCCGAATTTGAATTTGTTATTGTGGACGATGGTTCAACGAATAATAGTAATTCTATCTTAAACGAGTATGCTAGGTTGGATAATAGAATTAGACTGCATAAATTTAATACCAACCGGGGTATTGCTGCAGCTATGAATTATGGGATTAATTCCTCATCGGGCGATTACGTCGCTATTCATGATGCGGATGATGTTAGTCTGCCGAATCGGTTGGCATTACAAATAGAACGAATGATTGATGATCCAGAACTCACATTATTGGGTACGAATATGCAATTTTTATATGAATCATCCGTATCCGAGGAAGAAAGAAGTAATTCCAACAGGTTTCTCAGGTGGTACAACTCTTCAGTAGGCGATAGATTACCTACAGAGATGTTAAAAGGAAGTTGTATAGCCAATGGCACTGCAATGTTCAAAAGGAGTATTGCTATCGAAGCCGGATTGTACCAGCAAAGATACAAACAACTTCTGGATTGGGAAATGTTTTTACGTATTAGAGAGAGGCATAAAATCGGGAAAATACAAGACGAGCTCTATCGGTATAGGCGTCATACGGACTCGTATACTTATCAGATAGATACAATAAGTTTAACACTTCAAATCCAAGCAGAATATTTCAGTAGAAATATTTCATCCGACAAAAAAATATTAGTCTGGGGAACTGGGCAAGCGGGTAAGAAGTTTTTGAAGGAATGTGATCGGAAAACATCAACACTGCAAATTATTAAAATCGTTGACGGATCATTAGGTCTGGTTGGAACAACTCTATATGGAACAGAAGTACATTCTCCTGAAATTGAAACTTTTACTGGAATAGACGTAGTTATTATCGCAGTTTCCATACCTAGTGCAATGAATGACATTAAGTGCTTCTTAATGAATAGTGGTTTCATTGAAGAGAATATTATCGAATTATTTCCTGAATTTATTATATAG
- the gmd gene encoding GDP-mannose 4,6-dehydratase yields MKRALITGVTGQDGAYLTEFLLEKGYEVHGIKRRSSSFNTDRIDHLYQDPHEENVRLILHYGDLTDSTNIIRIVQEVQPDEIYNLAAQSHVQVSFETPEYTANSDALGTLRLLEAIRILGLSEKVKFYQASTSELYGKVQEVPQSEKTPFYPRSPYAAAKIYAYWITVNYREAYNMFACNGILFNHESPLRGETFVTRKITRAVSRIKLGLQKNIYLGNLDAKRDWGFAGDYVEAMWLMLQQQNPEDFVIATGRTYSVRSFVEAAFKEVDIPISWEGHGINEKGINSLTREVLVEIDARYFRPTEVELLLGDPSKAKAQLGWTPKVTFEELVKMMVMSDFGGAKKELVMKQEGFQTKNYFE; encoded by the coding sequence TTGAAACGTGCATTAATAACTGGCGTAACGGGTCAAGATGGAGCCTATTTAACGGAATTTTTGCTTGAAAAGGGTTATGAAGTTCATGGTATTAAACGCAGGTCTTCCTCCTTCAATACGGATCGAATTGATCACTTGTACCAAGATCCACATGAGGAGAATGTTCGTTTAATCTTACACTATGGAGATTTGACAGATTCCACGAATATAATTCGTATTGTACAAGAAGTTCAACCTGATGAAATATACAATTTAGCAGCGCAAAGTCACGTGCAGGTTTCATTTGAAACACCAGAATATACGGCAAATTCGGATGCTTTGGGTACTTTGAGACTTCTTGAGGCAATCCGAATACTCGGACTTTCAGAAAAGGTGAAGTTTTACCAAGCGTCTACAAGTGAATTGTATGGTAAAGTTCAAGAAGTTCCGCAAAGTGAGAAGACCCCTTTTTATCCTCGTAGCCCATATGCCGCAGCGAAAATTTACGCTTATTGGATCACGGTCAATTATAGAGAGGCTTACAATATGTTTGCTTGTAATGGTATCTTGTTTAATCATGAATCTCCATTGAGAGGAGAAACTTTTGTAACCCGGAAAATTACACGTGCAGTATCGAGAATTAAACTTGGACTTCAAAAAAACATTTACTTAGGGAACCTGGATGCAAAGAGAGATTGGGGATTTGCCGGTGATTACGTAGAGGCTATGTGGTTGATGCTTCAACAACAGAATCCGGAAGACTTCGTAATTGCTACTGGAAGAACTTACTCGGTGAGGAGCTTTGTCGAAGCAGCATTTAAAGAGGTTGACATCCCAATTTCCTGGGAAGGCCATGGGATTAATGAAAAAGGGATCAATTCATTAACTAGAGAGGTGTTAGTTGAGATTGATGCCAGATATTTTCGACCAACTGAGGTAGAGTTACTGTTAGGAGATCCGTCTAAAGCCAAAGCCCAGCTAGGTTGGACACCCAAGGTGACTTTTGAAGAATTGGTTAAAATGATGGTTATGTCAGATTTTGGTGGAGCTAAGAAAGAACTTGTTATGAAGCAGGAAGGGTTTCAAACGAAAAATTATTTCGAATAA
- a CDS encoding sugar phosphate nucleotidyltransferase, whose product MKLILLSGGSGKRLWPLSNDARSKQFLKVLDDGEGGMESMVQRVWRQLSSFGLDRISYIASNKIQTDMLRSQLGSEVPIILEPERRDTFPAIALAVLYLKDIEKIDSEEIICVLPVDPFVDYSYFQKILEMNEVLNSSTADLALLGVKPSHPSENYGYIVPVEGESTSNYSKVKYFVEKPEERLASELIASQSLWNCGVFAFRQKFLLNVLHCKGIKLDYQWISDNYNSLPKISFDFEVVEKTENIVVLPYEGSWKDLGTWVALSEEFRKPVLGKGGLSNDCVNTHIINELDIPIKVMGITNAIVAASPDGILVADKDASSRLKLMISDIQQRPMYEERLWGWYRILDYAKNDSGHEVLTKRIGIHKGKNLSYQVHYDRTEIWTVYTGNGECVINEVRRLVSPGFSITITPGTRHAIKAISDLELIEVQMGRELIEEDIHREFMDWDQIIQRVELDHAIRPL is encoded by the coding sequence ATGAAGCTAATATTGCTGTCCGGGGGATCTGGAAAACGCCTTTGGCCATTGTCTAACGATGCTCGTTCAAAGCAGTTTCTCAAAGTGTTGGATGACGGTGAAGGCGGAATGGAATCGATGGTCCAAAGAGTTTGGCGACAGTTGAGTTCATTTGGATTGGACAGAATCTCATATATTGCTTCGAATAAAATTCAAACTGATATGTTAAGAAGCCAATTAGGATCTGAAGTGCCGATTATTCTGGAACCGGAACGTAGGGATACTTTTCCCGCAATCGCGTTAGCGGTTCTTTATCTGAAGGACATCGAGAAGATAGATTCAGAGGAAATAATCTGCGTTTTACCAGTAGATCCTTTTGTTGATTACTCGTATTTTCAAAAAATTTTGGAAATGAATGAAGTACTCAATAGTTCTACGGCTGATTTGGCTTTACTTGGAGTAAAGCCATCGCATCCATCCGAAAATTATGGGTATATCGTGCCGGTGGAAGGAGAATCGACAAGTAATTATTCTAAGGTTAAGTATTTTGTGGAAAAACCGGAGGAACGGCTAGCCTCTGAACTTATAGCTAGTCAATCATTATGGAACTGCGGAGTATTTGCTTTTCGTCAGAAATTTTTGCTCAATGTTTTGCACTGTAAGGGAATTAAGTTAGATTACCAATGGATTTCAGATAATTATAATAGTCTTCCGAAAATCAGCTTTGATTTTGAAGTCGTAGAAAAAACAGAAAATATAGTTGTACTGCCGTATGAAGGATCATGGAAAGACCTTGGTACATGGGTTGCATTATCGGAGGAGTTTCGGAAGCCGGTATTAGGTAAGGGCGGCCTTAGCAATGATTGCGTGAATACACATATAATTAATGAATTAGACATTCCTATTAAGGTAATGGGAATAACTAATGCTATTGTTGCAGCAAGTCCTGACGGGATTTTAGTAGCGGATAAGGATGCTAGCTCACGACTTAAGCTCATGATTAGCGATATACAGCAGCGGCCGATGTATGAAGAACGCTTGTGGGGGTGGTATCGTATTTTAGATTATGCAAAAAACGATAGTGGCCATGAGGTTTTAACGAAACGCATCGGAATACATAAAGGTAAAAATCTCAGCTATCAGGTACATTACGATAGGACGGAAATTTGGACGGTTTATACAGGAAATGGAGAATGCGTGATAAACGAAGTACGTCGACTAGTTAGTCCAGGTTTCTCGATTACGATTACTCCCGGAACCCGACATGCGATAAAAGCAATTTCCGATTTGGAACTCATCGAAGTACAAATGGGTCGGGAATTAATAGAGGAAGATATTCATCGTGAATTTATGGATTGGGATCAGATAATTCAACGCGTTGAGCTAGATCATGCGATTAGGCCTCTTTGA
- a CDS encoding GDP-L-fucose synthase family protein — MQKDSRIYIAGHRGLVGSAIRRRLEASEYSNIITCSSQELDLRDQHAVNRFINNQKPEYVFLAAAKVGGIGANNTYPATFMYDNLAIQTNVINAGKENNVKKLLFMGSSCIYPKFAQQPIKEEYLLTGLLEPTNEPYAIAKISGIKMCEVYNRQYGTNFLAVMPTNLYGINDNFDLSNSHVLPALLRKFHEAKRANLPFVEVWGTGKPRREFLYVDDLADACVFLMENFGWQEIGTHVNIGTGEDITIAELANTVKNIVGYKGDIKFNSSMPDGTPRKQLDVSSINRLGWKATTPLEAGIRQTYEWFISRNDD, encoded by the coding sequence ATGCAAAAAGATTCTAGAATCTATATTGCTGGACATCGAGGGTTAGTGGGTTCAGCTATTAGGAGAAGACTAGAAGCTTCAGAATATAGTAACATCATAACTTGTTCAAGTCAGGAACTCGATTTACGAGATCAACATGCGGTTAATCGATTTATCAATAATCAAAAACCGGAATATGTATTTCTTGCCGCAGCAAAAGTAGGCGGAATAGGAGCTAATAATACGTATCCTGCAACTTTTATGTATGACAATCTAGCAATACAGACGAATGTGATTAACGCAGGTAAAGAAAATAATGTCAAGAAGCTTCTCTTTATGGGTAGTTCATGTATCTATCCCAAATTCGCGCAACAACCTATTAAAGAAGAGTATTTGTTAACGGGATTATTGGAACCTACAAATGAACCTTATGCTATTGCAAAGATATCGGGCATAAAAATGTGTGAAGTATATAATCGACAATACGGCACGAATTTCTTAGCCGTTATGCCCACCAATTTATATGGAATTAATGATAACTTCGATTTAAGTAATTCTCATGTGCTTCCAGCGCTTCTAAGAAAGTTTCATGAAGCCAAGCGCGCTAATCTACCATTCGTTGAAGTATGGGGAACTGGTAAGCCCAGAAGGGAATTTCTCTACGTAGATGATTTAGCGGATGCATGCGTGTTTCTCATGGAGAACTTCGGGTGGCAGGAGATCGGGACGCACGTGAATATTGGAACCGGCGAAGATATCACAATTGCAGAGTTGGCTAATACTGTAAAGAACATTGTAGGCTACAAGGGTGACATTAAATTTAATAGTAGCATGCCTGACGGTACACCGAGGAAGCAATTGGATGTATCTTCGATAAATCGACTAGGATGGAAAGCAACGACTCCGTTAGAGGCAGGCATTCGTCAGACGTACGAATGGTTCATTTCTCGTAACGACGATTAG
- a CDS encoding DegT/DnrJ/EryC1/StrS family aminotransferase, producing MERNKIPVSGPSITAKELEYVSDAVMNAWYDNAGIYNNKFEKAFADYVGTKYAVSLPSCTSAIHLSLLAMGVGPGDEVIVPDITWIATAAPVIYVGATPVFADIDPQSWCLSAESFEKNITEKTKAVIPVDLYGNIPDMETIRDIAKKHNIWIVEDAAEAIGSEYKGKRAGVFGDTGVFSFHGSKTMTTGEGGMLVTDNEEILHKVLSYRDHGRTPGDKFFYNQEVGYKYKMSALQAALGLAQLERMDELVERKREIFQWYRDFLADIPDVMLNSVAPHINSTYWMVTIIVKVELKLPKEYFMKELELLGIDTRPYFHPLSSLPAFSNLKEVQRYRDNNLYSYMISPYGINLPSGLNITKDDVQYISKAVKDILYKKK from the coding sequence ATGGAGCGTAATAAAATACCCGTTTCCGGTCCTTCAATTACCGCTAAAGAGTTAGAATACGTTAGTGATGCTGTCATGAATGCATGGTACGATAATGCAGGGATCTACAATAATAAGTTTGAGAAAGCTTTTGCTGATTATGTGGGAACCAAATATGCGGTATCTTTGCCATCTTGCACATCAGCGATTCACTTGTCTTTATTGGCGATGGGTGTTGGTCCAGGGGACGAAGTAATAGTGCCTGATATCACTTGGATAGCGACGGCAGCCCCCGTAATATATGTGGGAGCTACTCCAGTATTCGCAGATATAGATCCTCAATCATGGTGTCTCTCCGCAGAGAGCTTCGAGAAGAATATTACAGAAAAAACCAAGGCAGTGATACCCGTTGATCTATATGGGAATATTCCTGATATGGAAACAATCCGCGATATCGCAAAAAAACATAATATCTGGATTGTTGAGGATGCCGCTGAAGCGATTGGTAGCGAGTATAAGGGTAAAAGAGCTGGAGTGTTCGGAGATACTGGCGTCTTTAGTTTTCACGGTTCTAAGACCATGACAACGGGTGAGGGGGGGATGCTGGTAACTGACAATGAGGAAATATTACATAAGGTTTTATCCTACAGGGATCATGGGAGAACGCCTGGTGATAAATTTTTTTATAATCAAGAAGTTGGGTATAAATATAAAATGAGTGCTCTCCAAGCTGCATTAGGACTAGCTCAACTAGAGCGAATGGATGAATTAGTCGAAAGAAAAAGGGAGATTTTTCAGTGGTATAGAGATTTCTTGGCCGATATTCCTGATGTAATGCTGAATTCGGTTGCACCCCATATTAATAGCACATATTGGATGGTCACCATAATTGTTAAAGTAGAACTGAAACTTCCAAAGGAATATTTTATGAAAGAACTAGAGCTGTTAGGGATAGATACCCGGCCCTATTTTCATCCACTAAGTTCTTTACCGGCATTTTCTAATTTGAAAGAGGTTCAGCGGTACAGGGATAATAATCTTTATTCCTACATGATTTCCCCTTATGGAATCAACCTTCCGTCAGGGTTAAATATAACCAAAGACGATGTTCAATATATTAGTAAGGCTGTAAAAGATATTTTATATAAAAAGAAATAG
- a CDS encoding glycosyltransferase family A protein, which produces MLSSTPQFSIILPTRNRSFIVEKAIQSVIYQTCEDWELIIVDNDVDNKTYEVVQSYISDKIKYIRTGNLPMHENWERGLQVATGNYITVLQDKAHYSPQAFEVIDSIIKQSKQASIFVWGYAFNEESFPPQVDSINTFEFTTSEIIQLFLNEDLNSINPILPKMIFSCCHRSILKYTNEIHQDFFQPLSPDYTSMFTQLSYFDRLIFIDTQLIHFNDQFSSGKNFAQKKFNTIDTEDFIALTLNGRFETCFQKSGVKLNTAYNSLLSDFNDVKTKYSGNLGPFQVNNIHVYKDAINQIYELKNCGVNMDSERLQLEKELNKVPGFIRQLVIQYEAQVQLKYQKPQFEFTTAFIIEMLHCLLSFDQKIAIWGAGDTTRFVLSYLQENKRIQFIVDSDTSKQNQTLMDIPVRAPRLLKEHAVDIVFVSTLKWQNEVKEEIQAMNLGCKILTPSNIKDFIKI; this is translated from the coding sequence ATGCTCTCATCTACCCCTCAGTTCTCCATTATTCTTCCTACACGTAACCGCAGTTTCATTGTAGAAAAAGCTATTCAGAGTGTCATTTATCAAACATGTGAGGATTGGGAACTTATTATCGTAGATAACGATGTTGATAATAAGACATACGAAGTTGTTCAATCCTACATCAGCGATAAGATTAAATATATCCGTACGGGTAATTTGCCTATGCACGAAAACTGGGAGCGGGGATTGCAAGTAGCAACTGGGAACTATATTACCGTGTTACAGGATAAAGCCCATTACTCGCCGCAGGCTTTTGAAGTTATCGATAGTATCATAAAGCAAAGCAAACAAGCATCTATATTTGTATGGGGATATGCTTTTAACGAAGAAAGCTTCCCTCCACAAGTAGACAGTATTAATACTTTTGAATTCACTACAAGTGAGATCATCCAGTTGTTTCTGAATGAAGATCTAAACAGCATTAATCCGATTTTACCAAAAATGATTTTTTCTTGTTGTCATCGCTCGATTCTTAAGTACACTAATGAGATACATCAAGACTTCTTTCAGCCATTATCTCCTGATTATACGTCAATGTTTACCCAGTTGTCCTATTTTGACCGTTTGATATTTATTGATACGCAATTGATTCACTTTAATGATCAATTCAGTAGCGGGAAAAACTTTGCACAGAAAAAATTTAATACCATAGATACCGAAGATTTTATTGCGTTAACGTTAAATGGTCGGTTTGAAACATGCTTCCAAAAAAGCGGAGTGAAACTGAATACCGCATATAATTCTTTGCTCAGTGATTTCAATGATGTAAAAACCAAATATAGCGGGAATCTGGGCCCATTTCAAGTGAATAACATTCATGTTTATAAAGACGCAATTAATCAAATATATGAATTGAAAAATTGCGGAGTTAACATGGATTCTGAGAGGTTGCAATTGGAAAAGGAACTGAATAAAGTTCCGGGTTTTATCAGACAGCTTGTCATTCAATATGAGGCCCAAGTGCAACTGAAATACCAAAAACCACAATTCGAGTTTACCACCGCTTTTATTATAGAAATGTTGCATTGTCTGTTAAGTTTTGATCAGAAAATTGCCATTTGGGGAGCAGGTGATACCACCAGGTTTGTTCTAAGTTATTTGCAAGAAAACAAACGTATTCAATTTATAGTTGATTCCGATACATCGAAACAAAATCAAACATTAATGGATATTCCGGTTAGAGCTCCGCGATTATTAAAAGAGCATGCAGTAGATATCGTATTTGTTTCAACTTTGAAATGGCAAAATGAAGTCAAAGAAGAAATTCAAGCAATGAATCTTGGCTGCAAAATACTTACGCCTTCTAATATTAAAGATTTTATTAAAATTTAG